The Virgibacillus sp. MSP4-1 genome has a segment encoding these proteins:
- a CDS encoding ComF family protein → MYCLWCHEEMIPEITWRNVFQFFADPPPLCTDCQQKLPLIEGPVCPGCSRPSKTRPSKTRPSEKENLCPDCLKWNAHPNLSGMLKQNVSVYSYSAFMKEVMAKWKYRGDYELVHMFKNSIQKRYKEQFPKQGLTAVPIPLSEARQKERGFNQAEALAGLLKLPLTHALTRIKNEKQAKKSRAERLKSSNPFQITQAVQSPVLLIDDLYTTGATLHWAASLLKSNGTPEIYSFTLIRS, encoded by the coding sequence ATGTACTGTCTATGGTGCCATGAAGAAATGATTCCGGAAATTACGTGGCGGAATGTTTTTCAATTCTTTGCAGACCCCCCTCCGCTCTGTACAGATTGTCAGCAAAAGCTCCCTTTGATTGAAGGACCGGTCTGCCCTGGTTGTTCAAGACCCTCTAAAACAAGACCTTCTAAAACAAGACCCTCTGAAAAGGAGAACCTGTGCCCGGACTGTCTGAAATGGAATGCCCATCCGAACCTTTCAGGGATGTTGAAGCAGAATGTATCCGTCTACAGCTACTCAGCTTTTATGAAAGAAGTGATGGCCAAGTGGAAATATCGCGGGGATTACGAGCTGGTCCATATGTTTAAGAACAGCATTCAAAAGCGTTATAAGGAACAATTTCCCAAGCAGGGGCTGACGGCGGTCCCGATTCCATTAAGTGAGGCGAGGCAAAAAGAGAGAGGATTTAATCAGGCTGAGGCCTTAGCCGGCTTACTAAAATTGCCTCTTACCCATGCCCTGACGAGAATCAAAAATGAAAAGCAGGCAAAAAAATCCCGTGCTGAACGACTGAAGTCCTCCAATCCTTTTCAAATCACACAAGCGGTTCAATCCCCTGTTCTCCTCATTGATGACCTCTACACAACCGGCGCGACCCTGCACTGGGCAGCTTCCCTCCTGAAATCCAACGGCACGCCAGAGATTTACAGCTTTACCTTAATTCGGAGCTAA
- a CDS encoding DEAD/DEAH box helicase — MNTNLPERSPDYLNPIPSDHPLYSISVICQSKLLLRQEIPASDEEFQELIKKQYIQEVPGIDETVIGHVCRRCGNQSHHWFGKIPQGRTQAVYCRKCIEMGRVSTFEPLYRWTGPEMPCPKVENPCQWDGRLTKFQEAASEKIKAAMADREQLLVWAVCGAGKTEMLFAGLTDAITRGDRICLATPRADVVRELVPRFRQAFPDVTISALYGGSEEKKEGAQLVISTTHQLLRFEEAFDVMIIDEVDAFPYHADKSLSFASERARRTSSSLIYLTATPRKGLKWKARLQWIPVVFVPARYHGYPLPIPHFVSTFRLAKHFSKDTLPKAIQAWIQKKHGQQRRFLLFVPTIEMAENLSKITGIDRVDAADPDRIDKIEGYRRGEMNALITTTILERGVTFPSIDVAVIDAGHNVFDEAALVQIAGRSGRNAADPDGDVVFFHQGLTKGMKGARKMIAMMNRLARRN, encoded by the coding sequence ATGAATACTAATTTACCGGAACGATCTCCTGATTACCTGAACCCAATCCCCTCTGATCACCCTTTATACTCAATCTCCGTAATTTGCCAATCGAAGCTCTTACTCCGACAGGAAATTCCCGCCTCAGATGAAGAATTCCAGGAACTCATAAAGAAGCAATATATTCAGGAAGTCCCGGGCATTGACGAAACAGTCATCGGACATGTGTGCAGACGTTGCGGCAATCAGAGTCATCACTGGTTTGGAAAAATCCCTCAGGGGCGAACGCAGGCTGTCTACTGTCGAAAATGTATTGAAATGGGGCGCGTCAGCACGTTTGAGCCCTTATACAGATGGACAGGCCCGGAAATGCCCTGCCCAAAGGTTGAGAATCCCTGTCAATGGGATGGCCGCCTGACAAAATTTCAGGAAGCCGCCTCCGAAAAAATCAAGGCAGCCATGGCCGACCGTGAGCAGTTGCTGGTCTGGGCGGTGTGCGGAGCCGGGAAAACCGAGATGCTGTTTGCAGGATTAACCGATGCCATCACGAGAGGAGATCGAATCTGTCTGGCCACACCAAGAGCTGATGTCGTCCGCGAGCTCGTTCCCCGCTTCAGGCAGGCCTTTCCCGATGTCACCATTTCTGCTTTGTACGGCGGGTCTGAAGAAAAGAAGGAGGGGGCTCAACTGGTCATCTCCACGACACACCAGCTTCTGAGGTTTGAAGAGGCTTTTGATGTGATGATCATTGATGAGGTGGATGCCTTTCCCTACCATGCAGATAAATCTCTGTCCTTTGCTTCGGAACGGGCGAGGCGCACATCTTCCAGTCTGATTTACTTAACGGCAACGCCTAGAAAGGGGCTGAAATGGAAAGCCCGGCTGCAGTGGATACCTGTCGTGTTTGTTCCCGCCCGTTATCATGGGTATCCGCTCCCGATTCCCCATTTCGTTTCCACCTTCCGTTTAGCCAAACACTTTTCCAAAGACACCCTTCCAAAGGCGATTCAAGCGTGGATTCAGAAAAAGCACGGGCAGCAGAGACGTTTCCTATTATTTGTTCCAACCATCGAGATGGCTGAAAACCTATCCAAAATAACGGGCATCGATCGTGTGGATGCAGCGGACCCTGATCGAATCGACAAAATCGAGGGCTATCGCCGGGGCGAGATGAACGCGTTAATCACGACGACGATTCTGGAGCGCGGGGTGACGTTTCCTTCCATTGATGTGGCTGTGATTGATGCGGGGCATAACGTTTTTGATGAAGCGGCACTCGTTCAGATCGCCGGACGTTCCGGCAGAAATGCAGCGGACCCTGATGGGGATGTGGTCTTCTTCCATCAGGGATTAACGAAAGGCATGAAAGGAGCCAGGAAGATGATTGCGATGATGAACCGGCTGGCAAGGAGGAATTAA
- a CDS encoding DegV family protein: MKTAVLTDSTAYIPKDLRDKWNIYMVPLNVIFGNESYQEEVDIETDEFYQKMREVEELPKTSQPSIGLVREKLEELSEDFDAVIAVHLSSGISGTLQGTVAAGETVENLDVYAYDSEISCMAQGFMALEAVELAEKNTPPEQIIARLDEVKASNKAYFMVDDLTNLHKGGRLNTAQAMLGSLLQVKPILHFVDGQIEPFEKIRTRKKALNRVRELFDEDASSGKQIEACVIHSQREDEAKQWKQDLESKYENVTCKISYFGPVIGTHLGEGAIGLTWYEK, from the coding sequence GTGAAGACGGCGGTGCTGACCGATAGTACGGCTTATATTCCCAAGGATCTCCGTGATAAGTGGAATATATATATGGTTCCCCTGAATGTGATTTTCGGCAATGAATCCTATCAGGAGGAAGTAGATATTGAGACAGATGAATTTTACCAGAAGATGCGCGAGGTGGAGGAGCTTCCGAAGACCTCTCAGCCATCGATTGGTTTAGTGAGAGAAAAGTTGGAGGAGCTGAGTGAGGATTTTGACGCGGTCATTGCGGTTCATCTTTCCAGCGGCATCAGTGGTACGCTGCAGGGAACTGTTGCGGCAGGAGAGACGGTTGAAAATCTTGATGTTTATGCGTATGACTCTGAGATTAGCTGTATGGCGCAGGGATTTATGGCCCTTGAAGCAGTTGAGCTTGCAGAAAAGAACACCCCTCCAGAACAAATCATTGCCCGACTGGATGAAGTAAAAGCCTCAAACAAAGCTTATTTTATGGTGGATGATTTAACCAATTTACATAAAGGAGGACGTCTGAATACAGCCCAGGCCATGCTGGGAAGCCTCCTTCAGGTGAAGCCAATCCTGCACTTTGTTGATGGGCAAATTGAACCATTTGAAAAAATCCGCACACGTAAAAAGGCGTTAAACCGGGTGCGTGAGCTTTTTGATGAGGATGCCAGCAGCGGTAAACAGATTGAAGCCTGTGTAATTCATTCCCAGCGCGAGGATGAAGCTAAGCAGTGGAAGCAGGATCTGGAGAGCAAATATGAGAACGTAACCTGTAAAATCAGCTATTTTGGCCCTGTTATCGGAACCCACTTAGGGGAAGGCGCCATCGGACTTACCTGGTATGAAAAATAA